The Cryptococcus neoformans var. neoformans B-3501A chromosome 7, whole genome shotgun sequence genome window below encodes:
- a CDS encoding hypothetical protein (HMMPfam hit to Mito_carr, Mitochondrial carrier protein, score: 193.8, E(): 3.3e-55), protein MGDSVIHAFAGSVGGCAAMALTYPLVTLSTRAAVQTKKEHITAKEALSKAYGEEGIAGLYSGLGSSLFGIALTNGVYYAFYEEMRSALIRRRSKTPASNGGLTTIEGIFAGLVAGSITTIATNPVWTIQTAQATYTADPSSKADGKPDIKPSAAQVAKGIIEKEGIKGLWRGIGPALVLVVNPVIQYTTFERLVAALLRYRFLSHGATPVGKTALGRSSLSDWDFFILGAASKLVATSCTYPYIVVKSRLQAATHQYKSSLRAILHILRAEGVSGLYAGLTLKLLQSVLTAAFMFVAQRRIYELVKYLLSLSVRKRKAVLALG, encoded by the exons ATGGGCGACTCTGTTATTCATGCTTTTGCAGGCTCCGTGGGAGGATGCGCTGCGATG GCACTGACCTA CCCTCTGGTAACCCTTTCCACTCGCGCCGCTGTTCAAACCAAGAAGGAACACATC ACCGCCAAAGAAGCGCTGTCCAAAGCCTACGGAGAGGAAGGTATAGCAGGATTGTATTCAGGTCTGGGCAGTTCTCTTTTTGGTATTGCCCTCACGAATGGCGTTTACTATGCTTTTT ACGAAGAGATGCGTTCAGCTTTGATTCGTCGTAGAAGTAAAACTCCAGCCTCCAACGGTGGTTTAACTACTATAGAAGGCATCTTTGCTGGCTTGGTAGCAG GCTCGATCACTACGATTGCCACTAACCCTGTCTGGACTATACAGACTGCTCAAGCTACATATACTGCAGACCCTTCGTCTAAGGCAGATGGGAAGCCAGATATCAAGCCATCAGCCGCGCAAGTAGCTAAGGGCATAATCGAGAAAGAAGGTATCAAGGGTTTATGGCGAGGTATCGGACCCGCTTTGGTGCTGGTTGTCAACCCAGTGATTCAG TATACCACGTTTGAAAGACTAGTGGCTGCTCTCCTTAGGTACAGATTCCTATCGCATGGTGCCACTCCTGTTGGGAAAACAGCTTTGGGCAGAAGCTCGCTCAGTGATTGGGACTTTTTCATTCTGGGTGCGGCAAGCAAGCTCGTTGCGACCAGCTGTACATATCCATAC ATCGTGGTCAAGTCCCGTCTT CAAGCTGCCACCCACCAATACAAGTCTTCTTTAAGAGCAATTTTGCACATTCTACGAGCCGAAGGAGTCTCCG GCCTGTACGCTGGGCTGACACTCAAACTCCTTCAATCGGTTCTCACGGCTGCTTTCATGTTTGTAGCCCAGCGACGTATCTATGAGCTGGTGAAATAT CTGTTGAGCCTCTCTGTTCGTAAACGAAAAGCTGTTTTAGCGTTAGGTTAA
- a CDS encoding hypothetical protein (Match to ESTs gb|CF188320.1|CF188320, gb|CF188319.1|CF188319; HMMPfam hit to NPD, 2-nitropropane dioxygenase, score: 103.7, E(): 4.5e-28), producing MPIVTEFTRLLGIKYPIVQGGMQWVGTPPLAAAVARAGGLGMLTALTQPSPEDLREAIKETRRLLGDREGKFGVNITLLPSINPPDYAGYTRAALEEGIDIFETAGNNPKPLIDYIRTYKADNSKGPTPKRFIIHKCVNIKHAFSGQKMGVDVLSIDGFECAGHPGEEDIGGLVLLAKAAKELTIPYIASGGFADGRGLAAALSLGAAGINMGKYTHWLSELILGTRFMCTVESPIHQNIKDKIVRSTEKDTIHIFRTLGNTARVYRNSVSTRVVELEKRPQGAKFEDLRELVAGARGRKVYETGDYDAGICLIERIDQEASDVIKGLCGLIDNQNKAKL from the exons ATGCCCATAGTCACAGAGTTCACGCGTCTGTTAGGTATCAAG TACCCAATTGTGCAAGGTG GAATGCAATGGGTCGGTACTCCGCCATTGGCTGCTGCAGTAGCGCGTGCCGGGGGGCTGGGCATGCTTACGGCTTTGACTCAACCGAGCCCAGAAGATCTAAGAGAGGCCATCAAGGAGACAAGGCGCCTATTGGGTGACAGAGAGGGGAAGTTT GGGGTAAATattacccttcttccgtcgATCAACCCTCCCGATTA TGCGGGTTATACCAGGGCTGCtctggaggaaggaatCGACATCTTCGAGACGGCTGGCAATAATC CCAAACCTCTCATCGACTACATAAGGACATATAAGGCAGATAATTCCAAGGGTCCTACTCCAAAGCGATTCATTATTCACAAATGTGTAAACATCAAGCATGCTTTTTCAGGTCAGAAGATGGGCGTGGATGTTTTGAGTATTGACGGATTTGAAT GTGCTGGTCATCctggagaggaagacatTGGTGGCCTGGTCTTG CTTGCGAAAGCAGCCAAAGAGCTTACGATCCCATATATCGCATCCGGAGGATTTGCGGATGGGCGTGGACTAGCAGCCGCTTTATCCCTCGGGGCAGCT GGAATCAACATGGGTAAGTACACGCACTGGCTATCAGAACTGATTTTAGGTACCCGATTTATGTGCACCGTTGAGTCACCCATTCATCAGAATATTAAAGACAAAATAGTACGCTCGACGGAGAAGGATACTATCCACATATTTCG TACGCTGGGCAATACTGCTCGAGTCTATCGTAATTCGGTGTCGACTCGGGTTGTCGAATTGGAAAAAAGACCCCAAGGCGCCAAATTTGAAGATCTTCGAGAGCTTGTTGCTGGCGCCAGAGGACGCAAAGTTTACGAGACGGGGGATTATGATGCTGGGATATG CTTGATAGAAAGGATTGATCAAGAGGCATCGGATGTGATAAAGGGTTTATGTGGTCTGATTGATAATCAGAACAAGGCCAAGCTTTGA
- a CDS encoding hypothetical protein (Match to ESTs gb|CF183607.1|CF183607, gb|CF192774.1|CF192774, gb|CF189775.1|CF189775; HMMPfam hit to G6PD_C, Glucose-6-phosphate dehydrogenase, C-terminal domain, score: 600.3, E(): 1.4e-177; HMMPfam hit to G6PD_N, Glucose-6-phosphate dehydrogenase, NAD binding domain, score: 319.8, E(): 4e-93), with translation MAAPSNNKSGTIPSMEASGEALTDETVVIVLGASGDLAKKKTFPALFALFTQGLLPKDVHIVGYARTKMDKDEFHRREIQYIKGDQEKIKQFQELSSYVSGPYDEDAGYKELLKHVEELERDRKTRNRIFYMALPPSVFTTVAKGLKKNCYSSQGTNRIIIEKPFGKDLESCRQMMSELKSQWAENETYRIDHYLGKEMVKNLLVLRFGNVFLDASFNKNFVSNVQITFKEPFGTEGRGGYFDEFGIIRDVCQNHLMQALSILAMERPVSFSAEDIRDEKVKVLRCIPAIDRKDVLFGQYVAAGDKPGYLEDDTVPKDSICPTFAAMTLWINNPRWEGVPFIMKAGKALNEAKVEIRVQYKDATQGIFTDISRDELVMRIQPDEAVYLKMNNKLPGFHTRAVPVELDLTYKKRFTDANIPQAYEALILDALKGDHSNFVRDDELDVAWKIFTPILHWIDSKDAPKPEPYPYGSRGPKQIDEFAAKYGFKRSPQTYSWPKTSASL, from the exons ATGGCGGCGCCTTCTAACAACAAATCAGGCACCATTCCTTCCATGGAGGCATCCGGCGAAGCTCTTACAGACGAGACTGTCGTTATCGTGCTCGGTGCTAGTGGTGATCTTGCCAAAAAGAAGACCTTCCCTGCCCTTTTTGCCCTTTTCACTCAGGGCCTTTTGCCTAAGGATGTTCATATTGTTGGATATGCGAGAACCA AGATGGATAAGGATGAGTTCCACAGGCGCGAAATTCAATACATCAAGGGCGATCAGGAAAAGATCAAGCAATTCCAAGAACTTTCTTCTTACGTATCGGGCCCTTACGACGAGGATGCTGGTTATAAAGAGCTTCTCAAGCATGTGGAGGAGCTTGAACGCGATAGGAAAACCCGTAACCGCATTTTCTACATGGCTCTTCCCCCTTCAGTTTTTACTACCGTTGCCAAGGGCCTCAAGAAGAACTGTTACTCTTCTCAAGGTACCAATCGTATCATCATTGAAAAGCCATTCGGCAAGGATCTCGAGTCATGCCGCCAGATGATGAGTGAACTCAAGTCCCAGTGGGCGGAAAACGAAACCTACCGTATCGATCACTACCTCGGCAAAGAGATGGTCAAGAACCTACTTGTTCTCCGCTTTGGCAATGTCTTCCTCGATGCTTCTTTCAACAAAAATTTTGTCAGCAACGTTCAGATCACCTTCAAAGAGCCTTTCGGCACCGAGGGTCGTGGAGGATACTTTGACGAATTTGGAATTATTCGCGATGTTTGCCAAAACC ATCTCATGCAAGCTTTGTCGATACTTGCTATGGAACGACctgtttctttttctgctGAGGATATCAGGGATGAGAAG GTCAAGGTTCTCCGCTGCATCCCTGCTATTGACCGCAAGGACGTTCTTTTCGGTCAATATGTCGCCGCTGGGGACAAGCCAGGCtatcttgaagatgatacCGTACCCAAAGACTCTATCTGTCCCACATTTGCCGCCATGACTTTGTGGATTAACAACCCGCGATGGGAAGGTGTTCCTTTCATCATGAAGGCAGGAAAAG CTTTGAACGAGGCCAAAGTCGAAATTCGTGTGCAGTACAAAGATGCTACGCAGGGTATTTTCACCGATATCTCTCGGGACGAGCTTGTGATGCGCATTCAACCCGATGAAGCTGTATACCTCAAAATGAACAACAAGCTTCCTGGGTTCCACACGCGTGCTGTTCCTGTTGAACTTGACCTCACCTATAAGAAGCGATTCACGGACGCCAACATTCCTCAGGCGTACGAAGCTCTCATTCTCGATGCTCTCAAGGGCGATCACTCGAACTTTGTTCGTGATGACGAGCTGGATGTCGCTTGGAAGATCTTCACCCCCATTCTTCATTGGATCGACAGTAAAG ATGCGCCTAAGCCGGAGCCGTACCCCTATGGTTCCCGAGGACCCAAACAAATCGATGAATTCGCTGCCAAGTATGGATTCAAGCGCAGCCCGCAGACTTA TTCCTGGCCTAAGACATCTGCAAGTCTTTGA
- a CDS encoding hypothetical protein (Match to ESTs gb|CF187303.1|CF187303, gb|CF190748.1|CF190748; HMMPfam hit to RTC, RNA 3'-terminal phosphate cyclase, score: 239.5, E(): 6e-69; HMMPfam hit to RTC_insert, RNA 3'-terminal phosphate cyclase (RTC), insert domain, score: 131.5, E(): 1.9e-36) → MQPGPSKDILRFTGHRHLRQRILLSILSGKSMRIDGIRSDDVHVGLRDYEVNLLRLVEKVTNGSTIEISVTGTSFILHPGLLPGGSFNHSCHIGRSIGYYLEVLLPLAPFCKKPFNITLYGVTGEEGRDMTVDMIRTVTLPHLHLFGISDGLELQIKKRGSAPLGGGQIFFKCPVVRQLNTLHFVDKGKIKKIRGVSYSTRVSPQFANRMVESARSVLNRYVPDVYLYTDVYKGDDSGKSPGYGLTLVTQSTTSAVHAAESLSVAGEVTTPEDVALFASRLLLEELSRGGCIDSKHQWLVALLMALGKEDVSKCLFGSLTPYTVQFFRDMFTFFGTKYKISEESSGEVLVSCIGIGYSNVNKSMA, encoded by the exons ATGCAGCCCGGCCCTTCGAAGGATATCTTGCGGTTCACCGGCCACAGGCACCTTCGGCAGcgcattcttctttccatcctttccggCAAATCTATGCGGATTGATGGTATACGCTCAGATGATGTCCACGTCGGTCTCAGAGACTATGAAGTCAACCTTCTAAGACTGGTAGAGAAGGTCACTAATGGAAGCACGATTGAGATATCTGTCACAG GTActtctttcattcttcatcctgGATTACTACCTGGGGGTAGTTTCAATCACAGCTGCCACATTGGTCGGTCAATAGGATATTACCTTGAAGTACTGCTCCCCCTTGCTCCTTTTTGTAAGAAGCCGTTCAACATCACACTGTATGGCGTCACTGGTGAAGAGGGACGTGACATGACT GTTGATATGATTCGGACTGTCACACTTCCACATTTACATCTTTTTGGAATTTCAGACGGACTCGAACTACAGATTAAAAAGAGAGGATCCGCTCCCCTTGGCGGTGGCCAGATTTTTTTCAAATGCCCTGTCGTCCGGCAGCTGAATACTTTACATTTCGTTGATAAAGGCAAAATCAAAAAGATTCGAGGAGTCTC TTACTCCACTCGTGTTTCTCCACAATTTGCAAATCGCATGGTGGAATCTGCACGATCAGTGTTGAACAGATATGTTCCCGACGTGTATCTCTACACAGATGTTTATAAAGGAGATGACTCCGGAAA ATCTCCTGGCTATGGCTTAACCCTGGTTACGCAAAGTACAACTTCTGCTGTACATGCTGCAGAATCTCTCTCAGTTGCAGGAGAAGTTACAACTCCTGAAGATGTTGCTTTATTTGCCAGCCGTCTTCTTTTAGAAGAACTTAGCCGTGGGGGTTGCATCGATAGCAAACACCAGTGGCTCGTGGCGCTGCTCATGGCCCtcgggaaagaagatgtcaGCAAGTGCCTGTTCGGTAGTTTGACACCGTATAC TGTTCAGTTTTTCCGTGACATGTTCACTTTCTTTGGGACTAAATACAAAATTTCAGAGGAGTCTTCTGGGGAGGTATTGGTTAGCTGTATTGGCATTGGGTATAGCAACGTCAACAAGTCTATGGCGTAA
- a CDS encoding hypothetical protein (Match to ESTs gb|CF190072.1|CF190072, gb|CF191016.1|CF191016; HMMPfam hit to Glyco_transf_28, Glycosyltransferase family 28 N-terminal domain, score: 119.7, E(): 6.8e-33): MRWFSPSEAVQRSGTPCAAQLFDLFKYMAGDNSDGDFGQGEAAEGEENEVLPNFLPQGDRPSPATWDDRPYALADDPHLHIASQETRPSTPSRVKHEKGTSTYLEEAEKATERERNSLSARLTAMSLSNLSNAMLLRSGKKVKRRPLPLKDQDPSPEIGAKSSILLTPSASLDDYKIGVLGDLSENDMPLDGDDITDEEKIAAIISEFGDITSLYEDQEPERILAESKGSVFKSVMMIGNLHLTTHRLLFHASIPPDYGTGVLSSTGSATDDATVRQPDVLQTGPVTVHYPGAIRPSRRVWMELSSEMVTTYPGADEASRVRPLRCVLLSSVRQLEPIDPEHPRDFYVEYETATGWKRSHISVDTEQSAGQWRRAFHAALFRQMRHKWRQSSGFIPPDDNWSMMRVCIPLSRVTLKGISSYHSFATLMGLDVDLDVVLHPAFSFLSSIENRIPDAPHKLKLIHPSSISSVKPPALPCSKTTSRKSSLWRGDADAARSPDLWNGSQANPDNPKEQKLLEFNIAVLNEQVWFAEALQSAVNASKLRKYAATAKEPKIVLEVDGHDCLAADDELDSKSLGTTGSTELDEDEDSGDDVLQQTRKREKAFMAAKVFGLKEEDGIWMKRCYIVTSFLPARGHIIITPQYICFWRRVAVGTDIRYRFPVEDVENVFVVPGIRVRFHGLALQIKGHEDLRFEFWKHSSRDEVMAHIKSLAGTSSGVTALSSKSPSARTSNSGKQVMAVSSKQTFAVHPADILAPSKSSLFQPLSVTDDSLPYLPFVANSPNFTARLEPRTFVCLTIGSRGDVQPYIALGLQLKKDGHKVVIVTHLEFKEWVEGYGIEHREAGGDPTALMKLSQEHKMFSPGFFKESLGSFRQWLDNLLLDSWQACKDADVLIESPSAMAGIHIAEALKIPYFRAFTMPWTRTSAYPQAFLVPTFEMGPSFNYATYVLFDNIMWKATAPQINRWRKKHLNLKPTDLSTLSITNVPFLYNFSPSVVPKPLDWHDDVIVTGYWNLEDSDRDWVPPAALEEFIVRANEKGRPLVYIGFGSIVVPQPDEMTRSIIKAVEKANVCAIIAKGWSSRGGDPAKEGQNITFPESCYGIDKIPHAWLFPRVRAALHHGGAGTVGASLRAGIPTLIKPWFGDQFFWSIRVSKLGVGLKVPSLRSDDVASALIKATSDRLMIEKAARIGERIRSENGVATAVSAISYNISRAANNRRTAR, from the exons ATGCGGTGGTTCTCTCCATCAGAAGCGGTCCAGCGATCAGGCACGCCATGTGCTGCTCAACTGTTCGACCTCTTCAAATACATGGCGGGAGACAACTCAGATGGGGATTTTGGTCAGGGGGAAGCTGCTGAAGGTGAGGAGAACGAGGTCCTCCCCAACTTTCTCCCTCAAGGCGACAGACCTTCACCAGCGACTTGGGATGATCGTCCCTATGCTCTAGCCGATGATCCCCATCTGCATATAGCTTCTCAGGAGACTAGGCCCTCAACTCCTTCACGAGTGAAGCATGAAAAAGGAACTTCAACCTATCTTGAGGAAGCTGAAAAAGCCACTGAAAGAGAGCGGAATTCACTGAGCGCCCGACTGACAG CGATGTCATTGAGCAATCTGTCGAACGCGATGTTGTTGCGTAGCGGTAAGAAAGTCAAGAGAAGGCCTTTGCCCCTCAAGGATCAGGATCCTTCACCCGAAATAGGGGCCAAATCATCCATCCTTTTAACTCCCTCCGCATCCTTGGATGATTATAAGATAGGGGTGCTTGGGGATCTGTCTGAAAATGATATGCCCTTGGATGGTGACGACATCACtgacgaagagaagattgCGGCCATTATAAGCGAGTTTGGAGATATTACCAGTTTGTATGAGGACCAGGAACCTGAGAGAATTCTTGCTGAAAGCAAGGGTAGCGTGTTTAA GAGCGTCATGATGATA GGCAATTTGCATCTAACAACCCATCGTCTCCTCTTTCATGCCTCTATTCCTCCTGATTATGGAACCGGTGTCCTTTCCTCCACAGGGTCCGCAACAGACGACGCTACCGTCCGTCAACCGGACGTGCTCCAGACTGGCCCAGTCACAGTTCATTACCCAGGGGCTATCAGACCCTCAAGGCGGGTGTGGATGGAATTAAGCTCGGAGATGGTCACCACCTATCCTGGTGCGGATGAAGCCAGTCGCGTGCGACCCCTCAGATGTGTTTTAT TGTCTTCTGTACGACAACTGGAGCCAATAGATCCTGAACATCCTCGTGATTTTTATGTGGAGTACGAGACTGCTACTGGATGGAAGCGAAGCCACATCTCTGTCGACACTGAG CAATCAGCCGGGCAATGGAGACGGGCCTTCCATGCTGCACTATTCCGCCAAATGCGACATAAATGGCGCCAATCAAGTGGCTTTATCCCTCCCGACGATAACTGGTCAATGATGCGTGTCTGCATTCCATTGAGCAGAGTTACTCTTAAAGGCATTAGCAGCTATCATTCCTTTGCCACTCTAATGGGACTGGATGTGGACCTCGACGTCGTGTTGCATCCGGCTTTTTCATTTTTGTCAAGCATTGAAAACCGCATACCTGATGCTCCTCATAAACTCAAGCTTATACATCCGTCCTCTATATCATCAGTTAAGCcaccagctcttccatgCTCCAAAACAACGTCTCGAAAATCTTCACTTTGGAGGGGAGACGCTGATGCTGCCAGATCACCTGATCTTTGGAACGGCTCTCAAGCTAATCCGGACAATCCAAAAGAGCAAAAACTGCTTGAATTTAATATTGCCGTCCTCAACGAACAGGTATGGTTTGCTGAAGCGCTGCAATCTGCGGTGAATGCTTCTAAATTGCGGAAATACGCAGCAACAGCGAAGGAGCCTAAAATTGTCCTCGAAGTGGACGGACATGATTGCCTTGCTGCAGATGACGAGTTGGACTCAAAAAGCTTGGGGACGACAGGGTCCACTGAGttggacgaggatgaagatagCGGCGATGACGTGCTGCAACAAACACGCAAGCGAGAGAAGGCTTTCATGGCTGCAAAAGTATTCGGtttgaaggaagaagatgggataTGGA TGAAACGCTGTTATATTGTAACGTCATTTCTGCCGGCCCGTGGCCATATTATTATAACGCCTCAGTATATTTGTTTCTGGCGCAGAGTAGCTGTTGGAACCGATATTAGA TATCGCTTCCCGGTTGAAGACGTGGAAAATGTATTTGTTGTTCCAGGAATACGGGTCCGCTTCCATGGGCTTGCTCTGCAGATAAAAGGGCATGAAGATCTTCGCTTCGAATTCTGGAAACACTCGTCAAGGGATGAA GTTATGGCACATATCAAATCATTGGCTGGAACAAGTTCAGGCGTTACAGCTCTCAGTTCAAAATCACCATCAGCCCGAACGTCAAACAGTGGAAAGCAGGTTATGGCAGTTTCCTCCAAGCAAACTTTTGCAGTACACCCCGCCGATATCCTTGCCCCCTCAAAAAGCTCTCTATTTCAACCACTGTCTGTGACAGATGATAGCCTACCGTACTTACCGTTTGTTGCCAATAGTCCAAATTTTACCGCACGCCTAGAGCCACGCACTTTTGTGTGTCTTACCATTGGTTCGAGGGGTGATGTCCAGCCCTATATCGCATTGGGGCTGCAGCTGAAAAAAGATGGGCATAAAGTGGTGATAGTAACACATC TGGAATTTAAGGAATGGGTTGAGGGTTACGGAATTGAACACCGCGAAGCAGGAGGTGACCCGACTGCTCTGATGAAGCTCAGTCAAGAACATAAAATGTTCTCCCCTGGGTTCTTCAAAGAGTCATTGGGGTCGTTCCGTCAGTGGCTGGATAACT TATTGCTGGATTCATGGCAAGCATGTAAAGATGCGGATGTCCTCATTGAAAGCCCATCCGCCATGGCAGGAATACATATTGCGGAAGCCCTGAAAATACCATATTTCAGAGCTTTCACCATGCCTTGGACTAGGACCTCTGCGTATCCTCAAGCATTCTTAGTTCCAACATTTGAAATGGGACCTAGCTTCAATTATGCGACCTATGTACTGTTCGATAATATTATGTGGAAGGCAACCGCTCCCCAAATCAATCGCTGGCGTAAAAAGCACCTCAACCTGAAACCGACAGATTTGTCGACCCTCTCCATTACGAATGTCCCCTTTTTGTATAACTTCAGCCCCTCTGTTGTCCCAAAGCCGCTTGACTGGCATGACGATGTCATTGTTACTGGATACTGGAATCTGGAAGATAGTGACAGAGACTGGGTACCTCCAGCCGCATTGGAAGAGTTTATTGTTAGAGCAAATGAAAAAGGACGGCCTTTGGTTTACATT GGTTTTGGATCTATTGTTGTCCCACAACCTGATGAGATGACTCGAAGTATAATCAAAGCGGTCGAAAAAG CCAATGTTTGCGCAATCATTGCCAAAGGATGGTCTTCACGAGGTGGTGACCCAGCCAAAGAAGGGCAGAATATCACCTTCCCTGAAAGCTGTTATGGTATCGATAAAATTCCTCATGCTTGGTTGTTCCCAAGAG TTCGAGCAGCATTACATCATGGTGGTGCTGGAACTGTTGGTGCCAGCTTAAGAGCTGGTATCCCTACCTTAATCAAACCCTGGTTCGG AGATCAGTTCTTTTGGTCGATACGTGTTTCAAAACTTGGTGTTGGGTTGAAAGTTCCATCTTTGCGGTCTGATGATGTGGCTTCCGCCCTTATCAAGGCTACATCCGATAGGCTCATGATTGAGAAAGCGGCTCGGATCGGTGAACGCATACGGTCAGAAAATGGCGTGGCTACGGCAGTCAGTGCTATCAGCTACAACATCTCCAGGGCAGCAAATAATCGTAGAACAGCGCGATAA
- a CDS encoding hypothetical protein (HMMPfam hit to RhoGAP, RhoGAP domain, score: 139.9, E(): 5.5e-39) produces MVSTRPSPAPARGRVAYPSAASYVPGDANNSPAYPSASSPVKEVSSRESDKERAQGLKTWWKGFREREAADDKQWDDGRVVFGVPLEISTKYASVQLSTSGPDDSLYVWGVIPVVVAKCGLYLKENATMVEGTFRVSGSAKRMRDLQLLFDTGPKYGKDIDWKRLPYTTHDVGTIFRRFLTQMPEPIVPFRYYGAFRLVMEKFTSGETSVDQAIDEYKHLIQSLPNVNRYLLLYVLDLLSVFARRSDINLMTAANLALIFQPGIISHEIHAMQPREHVLSQQVLEFLIEHQKHFVDGVKTTSHKGKEKTKAKRSGSKSSSKQMVPAPLVRADSDLMVPSDSDDEAPLGGYYVIEGRIRSPIPVANTTTSPSIEKVTSPPPLRPKPTMDTLEPSDSDEDVPPGGYEVRSGDFEATRATLLATSHRNVASRTVSESLARRKTVPARVGVGLSSKIGKSRKVTKEAP; encoded by the exons ATGGTGTCAACAAGACCTTCCCCTGCACCGGCCCGTGGCCGAGTTGCTTATCCGTCTGCTGCGTCCTACGTCCCAGGAGACGCAAACAATTCTCCCGCTTATCCTAgtgcttcttctcctgtcaAGGAAGTCAGCTCCCGTGAATCAGACAAAGAACGTGCCCAGGGATTGAAGACTTGGTGGAAGGGCTTCAGAGAAAGGGAGGCGGCTGATGATAAGCAATGGGATG ACGGGCGAGTCGTGTTCGGGGTTCCTCTGGAAATATCTACAAAGTATGCTTCGGTGCAGCTATCGACCAGCGGACCTGATGATTCCCTTTACGTCTGGGG TGTCATCCCAGTTGTTGTGGCCAAGTGTGGATTGTATCTGAAGGAAAACGCGACCATGGTAGAAGGGACTTTCCGTGTATCTGGCTCGGCAAAGCGAATGCGAGATCTTCAGTTGCTATTCGATACGGGGCCTAAG TATGGTAAAGATATTGACTGGAAAAGGCTACCATACACCACGCATGACGTGGGGACCATTTTCAGGAG GTTTCTCACTCAAATGCCG GAACCCATTGTGCCCTTCCGCTACTATGGAGCATTCCGATTGGTCATGGAGAAATTTACGTCCGGAGAGACATCCGTCGATCAAGCTATTGACGAGTACAAACATCTCATTCAGTCGCTACCCAACGTCAACAGGTATCTCCTGCTCTACGTATTGGATCTCTTGAGTGTTTTCGCCAGGCGCTCAGATATTAACCTCATGACTGCAGCAA ACTTGGCGCTCATATTCCAACCGGGCATCATTTCGCATGAGATACACGCCATGCAGCCTCGCGAGCATGTGTTATCTCAGCAAGTTTTAGAATTCTTGATTGAACATCAAAAGCATTTTGTTGATGGAGTGAAAACC ACTTCTCATAAAGGTAAGGAAAAGACCAAGGCTAAGCGGTCTGGCAGcaaatcatcttcaaagcaGATGGTGCCTGCGCCTTTGGTCAGAGCAGACTCGGATTTGATGGTCCCCTCGGACTCTGATGACGAAGCCCCATTGGGAGGCTATTATGTGATCGAAGGGAGGATCAGATCGCCTATACCTGTCGCTAACACGACTACATCCCCTTCCATTGAGAAGGTCACATCACCGCCACCACTTCGTCCAAAGCCAACGATGGACACGTTGGAGCCTTCGGATtctgatgaggatgtcCCTCCAGGCGGTTATGAAGTACGATCCGGTGATTTTGAAGCTACCCGTGCCACGTTATTGGCAACGTCGCATCGTAACGTGGCATCTAGAACAGTGAGCGAAAGCTTAGCTCGTCGGAAGACAGTACCTGCTCGTGTGGGTGTCGGACTGAGCTCCAAGATTGGGAAGTCCAGGAAGGTGACCAAAGAGGCTCCATGA